A single genomic interval of Sporosarcina sp. ANT_H38 harbors:
- the secE gene encoding preprotein translocase subunit SecE, whose product MSKLIGFFKDVVSEMRKVSWPRRKELTRYTIVVLSTVVFMAVYFGLVDLGISRVLEWYLAL is encoded by the coding sequence ATGAGCAAGTTAATTGGTTTTTTCAAAGACGTTGTTTCGGAAATGAGAAAAGTCAGCTGGCCGAGACGCAAAGAATTGACACGTTACACAATTGTTGTTCTTTCGACAGTCGTTTTCATGGCAGTCTACTTCGGACTCGTTGATCTTGGCATTTCACGAGTATTAGAATGGTACCTTGCGTTATAA
- the rpmG gene encoding 50S ribosomal protein L33, with translation MSQKIILSCDTCGSRNYSVPARKDKPTERLSLKKFCRHCNTHTLHKQTA, from the coding sequence ATGTCTCAAAAAATTATTTTAAGTTGCGATACATGCGGATCACGAAACTATTCGGTGCCTGCACGTAAAGATAAGCCAACAGAACGTTTGTCACTCAAGAAATTTTGCAGGCATTGCAATACACATACTTTGCACAAACAAACTGCATAA